A single Leptolyngbya ohadii IS1 DNA region contains:
- a CDS encoding P-II family nitrogen regulator — MLDFEQSSSLTESAVLVTIITEAVLKESIVGLLTSLKVIGYSISQVEGGGRYTRLHQASITPSEDRQDSSAEGYADNTADNTAEAQIETQIEPNIEIRAIVNDELSNVILYAMKEQQRNFSIVAYRQTIEVLAEN; from the coding sequence ATGCTGGACTTTGAGCAGTCTTCCTCCCTCACCGAATCGGCGGTGCTTGTCACGATTATTACCGAAGCCGTCCTGAAGGAGAGCATTGTAGGGCTGCTCACAAGTCTGAAGGTGATTGGCTATAGCATTAGCCAGGTGGAAGGCGGGGGACGCTATACTCGCCTGCATCAGGCATCCATTACTCCTTCTGAAGACCGTCAAGACTCCTCTGCCGAGGGTTACGCTGACAATACTGCCGACAATACTGCCGAGGCGCAGATTGAAACCCAGATTGAACCCAATATCGAAATTCGGGCGATCGTCAACGACGAACTCTCCAACGTCATTCTTTACGCCATGAAGGAACAGCAGCGCAATTTTTCGATCGTGGCTTATCGGCAGACGATCGAGGTTCTGGCGGAGAATTAG
- a CDS encoding S-layer homology domain-containing protein, translated as MTARPPSDPRPSRKSPLDFDEFVAVLVAFASLGTVLAWGLTRSNESFLSQTGLFPIPNFAEGQSQTPTAGDRDDLLIAPPAAGGQRITPPISQPASPVNPLPEAIAPRTPVAVVPLPVPLPQGQTNQPAAVEENQNNATAPSSLETPFSDVPSTYWAAPFIAALSQRGDISGFNDGTFRPDQPVTRAEFATLIQNTFDQPAQQSPIAFQDVPGNLWAAGAIDSAVQTGFLKGFPDGTFQPDLQIPRVQALTALTSGLKLAPTANPEQTLQLFRDRDQLPNWSIPVAAAATEAGLVVNHPSPDILNPNQPATRAEVAAFLYQALVSQGQVPPISSNSTSQYIVRP; from the coding sequence AGACCCTCGTCCTTCCCGTAAAAGCCCCCTGGATTTTGATGAATTTGTGGCGGTGCTGGTAGCATTTGCTAGCCTCGGCACTGTTCTTGCTTGGGGACTCACCCGCAGCAATGAAAGCTTCCTGTCGCAAACCGGACTATTCCCGATTCCAAACTTCGCCGAGGGGCAATCTCAGACCCCAACCGCAGGGGACAGAGATGATTTGCTCATCGCACCCCCCGCAGCAGGAGGACAGCGAATTACGCCGCCCATCAGTCAGCCTGCATCCCCGGTTAATCCTTTACCAGAGGCGATCGCTCCCAGAACTCCCGTAGCAGTCGTTCCCCTTCCCGTGCCCCTGCCGCAGGGACAGACGAATCAACCTGCTGCCGTTGAGGAAAACCAGAACAATGCGACGGCTCCCAGTTCCCTGGAGACGCCTTTTTCGGATGTACCCTCAACCTACTGGGCAGCTCCTTTCATTGCGGCACTTTCCCAGCGAGGCGACATCAGCGGTTTTAATGACGGAACTTTTCGCCCCGACCAGCCCGTAACCCGCGCCGAATTTGCAACGCTCATTCAAAACACCTTCGACCAGCCTGCTCAACAGTCTCCGATCGCGTTTCAGGATGTGCCCGGTAATTTGTGGGCAGCAGGGGCGATCGATTCTGCCGTTCAGACGGGCTTCCTCAAAGGTTTTCCCGATGGCACCTTCCAGCCCGATTTACAAATTCCGCGTGTTCAGGCGCTTACGGCACTCACCAGCGGCTTAAAGCTCGCACCAACCGCCAATCCTGAGCAAACTTTGCAGCTTTTCCGCGATCGGGATCAGCTTCCCAATTGGAGTATTCCGGTGGCGGCGGCGGCAACTGAGGCAGGATTAGTCGTCAACCATCCCAGCCCTGATATACTGAATCCGAACCAGCCTGCTACCCGTGCAGAGGTTGCTGCCTTTTTGTATCAGGCACTTGTTTCCCAGGGGCAGGTTCCTCCCATTTCATCTAATTCCACGTCTCAATACATTGTGCGACCGTAA